TATCTAATATTTCTGCTGCCTTTTCCTTAGATATATCATTCAAAATTACATAACTTTGATCTTGTGTAGTTTCATAATTTGCAGCATTATATTTCATACCTAAACTATTTTTAATAAGTTCACCAGTTTTTCTAGCATATCCACCTATACCATTTGCATTTAATACATCAACTAAAATATTTTCATTTAATTCATCAACAGCATTTTTTTCATGGTATAAATCTTTAAACATAGCATAAACACTTGAAGTTAATATATATCTTCTATCTCCTATATTTGTTTCAGGAATATTTCTTGCATTTTCTACATCTAGTTTTATTTCTCCACTTTTTATAACTGTATATCTAGTAAGTTTTTCAGGCACAATAGAATTTATCTTTTCTAAAACATTTTCATAGTTTTGGCTATCTACCAAATCTTCCACAGTTTCTTCACTATCAATATAAAGTTCAAAAGGGATTTTTACTGCTAATTTATCTTCATACACAGCATATAAATTTTGTTTCCCTATAATCAATACCCTTTCATCCTTAGATAATTTTATATTATTTCCTCTAAAATTAAAATATAGAAGAATTGATAAAATTACAGCTAGAACTATTACAAGTACAGGTGCACGCCCTTTTTTCTTCTTTTTCTTTTTGGTTGCCATAACTACATCTCCTTTTCACCAATTAATACATTATTTTCTACACATTTTATTTTTATATTTATTAGTTTATTTATAAGTTCTTTTTCATCAGATTTGAATTTTACTCTTAAATAATTTTGAGAATAACCAAAATATTCTCCATCTTTTTCTTCTTCAACTAAAACTTCTAAATTCTTTTCTAAGTATTTTTTTCTACTCTCTATAAGCATTTCCTGTTTTAAACTGTCAAGTCTATCAGCCCTTTGTTTCTTAGTTTTAGAATCAACTTTCCCATCCATATTACTCGCAATGGTTCCTTCTCTATCTGAATATTGGAAAATATGTAAGCCTGAAAACTTTATTTCCCTTATTACATCATAAGTATTTTGGAACATAGTTTCATCTTCCTTAGGAAAGCCTACTATTACATCTGCTGTAAATTCCATATTTTTTATCTTAGATTTTAATTTTAATAAACTTTCTCTTATAAGCAAACTTCCATAATTTCTTCTCATATTCTTTAAAACTGTATCATCACAAGACTGTAAAGATATATGAAGATGAGGCATTAAATTTTTATTCTTAAATAATTCTATAAATCTATCAGTTATTTTATCTGGATAGACAGAGCCTATTCTAACTCTTTTTAAATCCCTAATCTTTAAAATATCTTCAAGTAAAGATTCAAAACTATCTTTTTCTTCAAAATCCTCACCATAGGCACTTAAATCTATACCTATCAATATTACTTCTTTAAAACCATCTTCTACCAATTTTTCTATTTCTTTTAAGATGTTTTCTTTTTTTCTTGATCTACTTTTTCCCCTAGCAAAAGGTATCTTACAATATGAGCAGAAATGATTACAGCCATCTTGTATTTTTACATAGGCTCTTGTCATCTCTCTAAGAGTAGCAAATTCATATTCTTGATACTCTTTCTCTTGGAAGATATTTCCATTTTTTTCTCTTTCAAAACTTATATCTTCAATAGCTCCAACAAAATTCACTATATTACTTTTATTTTTGTTATCTATAACAAAATCTACATCTTCTATCTCTAAAATTTCTCTACTGTTTGTCTGTGCATAGCAACCTGTAACTATAACCTTAGCATTTGGATTTATTTTTTTTGCCCTTCTTAACATATTTCTAGTTTTTCTATCTGCTATACTTGTAACAGTACAAGAATTTATTATATATATGTCTGATTTATCTTCAAAAGGAACTTCTTCATA
This Fusobacterium animalis 7_1 DNA region includes the following protein-coding sequences:
- the mtaB gene encoding tRNA (N(6)-L-threonylcarbamoyladenosine(37)-C(2))-methylthiotransferase MtaB, with amino-acid sequence MSFSKKVAFHTLGCKVNQYETESIKNQLIKRGYEEVPFEDKSDIYIINSCTVTSIADRKTRNMLRRAKKINPNAKVIVTGCYAQTNSREILEIEDVDFVIDNKNKSNIVNFVGAIEDISFEREKNGNIFQEKEYQEYEFATLREMTRAYVKIQDGCNHFCSYCKIPFARGKSRSRKKENILKEIEKLVEDGFKEVILIGIDLSAYGEDFEEKDSFESLLEDILKIRDLKRVRIGSVYPDKITDRFIELFKNKNLMPHLHISLQSCDDTVLKNMRRNYGSLLIRESLLKLKSKIKNMEFTADVIVGFPKEDETMFQNTYDVIREIKFSGLHIFQYSDREGTIASNMDGKVDSKTKKQRADRLDSLKQEMLIESRKKYLEKNLEVLVEEEKDGEYFGYSQNYLRVKFKSDEKELINKLINIKIKCVENNVLIGEKEM
- a CDS encoding LytR C-terminal domain-containing protein encodes the protein MATKKKKKKKGRAPVLVIVLAVILSILLYFNFRGNNIKLSKDERVLIIGKQNLYAVYEDKLAVKIPFELYIDSEETVEDLVDSQNYENVLEKINSIVPEKLTRYTVIKSGEIKLDVENARNIPETNIGDRRYILTSSVYAMFKDLYHEKNAVDELNENILVDVLNANGIGGYARKTGELIKNSLGMKYNAANYETTQDQSYVILNDISKEKAAEILDKLPEKYFKIKNKSSIPTLANIVIIIGSEKKINFKIDIYANQTNLKEASDKIKAAGYGNITSHPEKEDTEQSIIEYNKEDYFVAQKIAKVLGITDMVENSDLENKIGITIK